Genomic window (Rhinatrema bivittatum chromosome 9, aRhiBiv1.1, whole genome shotgun sequence):
ctccaccccgaccaagcttttttttgttgttgttttggaaCTCGCGTCATCTGAAGAAAACGAAGTAAGTtccgtgcgccggccggctgctagAGCACCCTTCACCAGGACAGCGTCATTAccggccccctcccccaccacccccgGCTCCTCCGCGCacaccgggagatatgtgcgtggccgggccgttttgaaaatgcactcggcccggccacgcgcatatctcccgaaATTTCCGCGCGCCAGGTTTTAAAAATGTACtggttagagtgtatagcagtgaatgatgaatcAGACAAAatcggcatctcagagacctggtggaaggaggataaccaatgggacagtgctataccggggtacaaattatatcgcaatgatagggaggattaaCTTGGTgaggtggggtggcgctttatgttcaggatggcattgagtccaacaggataaagatcatacaagagactaaatgcatagaagaatctatatggatagaaatcccatgcgtgttggggaagagtatagtgataggagtatactatcgtccaccttgACAAAATGATGAAGACGGACGATaatatgctaagagaaatcagggaagctaaccaattttgcaatgcagtaataatgggagatttcaattatcccagtattgactagtaaatgtaacatcaggacatgctagagaagtaaagttcctggatggaatgcataactgcttcatggagcaattggttcaggaacagacgagagagggagcaattttagatctaattcttagtggaatttaggatttggtgagagaggtaaaagtGGTGGGggcacttggcaataatgatcataacatgatataatttgaactaatgattggaagaagaacaatatgtaaatctagagctctaacactaaactttcaaaaggcaaattttgataaaatgaggaaaataatcaggaaaaaattgaaatgtgcagctgcaaaagttaagaaaTTGTAAACCTGgtgtggacactgtttaaaaataccatcttagaatcGCAGTCccgatgtattccatgcattaaggaaggtggaaggaaggccaaacaattgccaacatggttaaaaggcgaggtgaaagaggctattttagccaaaaaacttctttcaaaaattggaagaaggatccgtctgaagaaaataggaaaaagcataagcattgtcaagttaaatgtaaaacattgataagacaggctaagtgagaatttgaaatgaagttggccatagaggcaaaaacttctaataaaaacctttttaaatatatcagaagcaggaaactttcgagggagtcatttggaccattagatgatcaaggagttaaaggagctcttaaggaagataagaccatcagggaaagactaaattaattctttccttctgtccagagacagttttcaagggggATGATGtggataaactgaaccaaatcacggtgaacctgggaaatgtagtaggccagattgacaaactgaaaagcagcaaatcatctggaccagatggtatataccccagggctctgaaagaactcaaaaattaaatttcagatctattagtaaaaatgtgtaacctatcattaaaatcatccattgtatggagtggccaatgtaaccccgatatttaaaaagggctccaggggtgatctgggaaactagatCTGTGATCCTGACTTCAGGATCACAGATCTATAATGGAAActtttctaaagaacaaaattccaGAACATATAGACAATGCTGGGTTAATGgagcacagccagcatggatttttcccaagggaagccttgcctcacaaatctgcacatttttttttaagaggttaataaacatgtggataaagatgaactggtagatgtggtatattggattttcagaaggtgcttgataaaaaaaaaacccactgattCAATTGCCGACAGGACCGACCATCAGTGAGTGGCATGGAGGCAGTACTAACCCCCTGTTGCAGACATTGTTCGAAACAAGGATCCTTGTCAGGGTGTTTTGTTCACAGAGTTTCAAAGCTAAGTATAGCTCTTTCGTATTTGATTTCtattttgagtactgtgtgcaattctggtcactacatctcagaaaagatttagttgcactggaaaaggtacagagaacggtgaccaaaatggtaaaggggatgaaacagctcccctatgaggaaaggctaaagaggttagggctgttcagcttggaaaagagtcagcagggggggggggggggagaaatgatagaggtctataaaatcatgagaggactagaatgggtaaatgtgaatcggttatttactctttcagataatagaaggactaggaagcactgcatgaagttagcaagtagcacatttaaaacaaatcagagaaaattatttttcacttaatgcacaattaagctctggaattcgttgccagaggatgtggttaagacagttaatgcagctgggtttaaaaaaaagatttggataagttcctggaggtgaaatccataaacttctattaatcaaattaacttagggaataaccactgctattactagctttagtagcatgggaattacttaatgtttgggtacttgccaggcacttgcaacctggatttgccactgttagaaacaggatgctgggcttgatggaccctcaatttgacccagtatggcaacttcttatgttaaaTTAATACAAAAAGGATATCCTTATACATGTGTTCATAAGGCTTGGATCTTCTTTTGTCAACTCACAGAATAAGAAGAtcagaaaataatacaatatacactGGAGGAAGATGGACTAGTGGGTCATTGTTTAGCGTGGACATTGGTCCGTATGCAGTGTCATTTGCAGCTGGACAAAATCAATCGTCCGATAACATGGGagaaattttaattaaaaagttTTACCACTTGTTCATCTGAATTTGTTATTTTCATTGTGCATTACTATATGTAGGAAAAATGAGTAGGATGTTAAGAAGAAGAATATTGGGACATCGGAGCTGTTTGAAGCAATGAAGATTAGAAGCTCCTATGTTCCGTTACGGTCTACAATATGGCTGTCTTTTTGATTCTCGTGTAATAGAtcacgtgaaaaaaaaaaaaaaagaaacaagtgcTTGGAGGTAACAGGGATCTCTTTTTAAAGCATTTGGAAAAAAATAGATATTCAAATTACAAACTGTAGAACCAACAGGTAGGAATGCATGTATTACATTTGAATTGACTTTTTACTGATCGATGGCTTTAAGGTTTCATTGGTTGATTCGAAAAGATCTGATGTCCATGTACCTTTACATTTCCTTTGCTGTTTGTTCAtggcattttgttttgaaaatcgaGGGTGAGCAGTGTGCTACCAGGAAGGCTATAAGAGTGAACTTTTGTTAAGTCATTCAATATTTAAAAGGATGTGGGTGCAAGACATTTGAAGTAGTTTTGTTTAAAGATGCTTTGTTTATTAAACAGGCAGTTGTCACATCTATATAAGATCAGCGATTTGCATGATGCACGGAAGGGAGAAATTAGCAACACCTCTGTGAGCTGCAACTCTGATTTACAAGCTAagttcactttattttttttgattaagtaagaaagtttaaaaaaagggattAAGCAATGAAAATGTACAaatcaaaaaattgttttggaggatttttttttttctctttttatgagCAATGATTGTTTTTGTGGTGTAACATTTCTTGACTACAAGCGGATTGCTGCCATCTAAGGTCTTTTCCACCAATTTAAAATAGACATTTTGTATTATTAATGAAACGTTCGCACAACATATGTATATTTTCCACTTGGGTTTAGCAGTTGGATAGGATGAAGCAGTGCCAACAAAATTCAAAATGGGCAGGGAGGAGATAACTTGGAAATCCATGCTAAAAATCAagaagcaattatttatttagatacgTGCGCACATACCTTGGCTCGTATGCGCCGATGGGAATCGCTGCAAGGTCAAAAGGTCCAAATCTCTTCCCAATCTGTTCAAAAGCAGCACAGTAGCCGGTGTCGCCTGCAAAGAAAAACCTGTTCCAAGGCCCCAGAACGCACCAGCTGCCCCAAAGCACTTTATTGTCGTCCAGCGCAGTCCTTTTGCACCAGTGCTGAGAGGGCGTAAAGACGAAGGTGACCTCGTCGCGCCCGGGGACGCAGTTCTCTTCCCACCAGTCCAGCTCAATCACATTCTCACAGCCGCAGTTCTGCATCCATTCCAAGAGGCCCAAGGGCACAAACCATCGCAGCTCGTTCCCAAAGCGGCCATTCAAGCTGACCACGCTGCGGTAGTCCAAATGATCGTAGTGGGTGTGGCTGATCACTACCGCATCTATTTTGGGAAGCTGGTCGACCGTACACGGTGGCCCTCGGAAGCGCCTGGGGCCCATAAAGCTCACTGGCGATGCCCTCTGGCTGAAAATAGGGTCGGTGAGAAGCACCAGGTCATCCATTTCCACCATCACAGATGCGTGTCCCAGCCAAGTGACTCGTACGCCAGTCTTAGTCTTCCCTGCTAGTGAGGGATTTTCAATAAAATAGGGCTCCGCCACCGGAAACTCTCTGTCGAGCTCCTGTGACCAGAAAGGATACAATACAAGATCTGGTTATACAATTCTGGCTCAAAATTACCACCAATTGTTTGTAAGACAGCTTTTCACTAAAAGGAATATGTAATTTCCTGCACCACTTCAATCTCTGCACATTGTAAGACATACATTCTAACAtgtcaacattttttaaaaagtgtgtgcaatatatatatatatatatatatatatatatatatatatatatatgtgtgtgtgtgtgtgtgtgaggataattagacaaaattctttttctcctagaaatatttattttttcaattcaCTTCACATACACATTACTAAAATCACATCACAGTATGTCCCCACTAAATTATTTCCAAAACGCAACCTGCTTATATTTCAAACCATTACAAAATATATTGATATAGCCATCCCGATATTCTTATCATACCCCAATGTTCTCCAGACTATCTGTGTTTTTCAATTAAAAGTCCAAACTCTCGCAGCTGTATATCAGATCTTCATAGGCTGGCACATCCCAACACAGAGGCCTCAATGTTTCACCATCCAATTGGCTTCCCTCAGGGGGAATCTGAACTTATTTAAATTATGACATTTCAAAGGGCCATTTGCACTTCTCCTCAAATCCATACTTTAATCAGTAGTTCACAAATATTGCTTCTATACACCATCACCACAACCACGGCGCCATTcctggctatatatatatatatatatacatatatatacatacacacacacacacacacacacacacacatatatatctgTGTAACCCCTGCTTAGGGTGGCTACCTTATAGCACAGGGGCTATAAAAGAATGTGTAACACTCTGGGGGCTGGATCCTCTACACACTAGATTTTTGTTGGTAGGGGGAAGGAATTCTCCTTCTAGGCCCAGAGTGACAGGGGTGCCTGGGAGAGGTTTAATCCTGTTACTGCTGGGAGTACTATAAGGTGCCAAAAAACACACCGAAGACTCTGAGTGTCCAAAGGTAACTTTACTGAGGGTGAATCAGATGAGTAAATGGCAGAGTTCGAAACAGTCCTTAGTACCACTGCTGGTCTTTTCAGTTTACAGcctttcctctatctgtgcaacgGTCTCTTACTGCCAGGGCAGGGGAAATACTCACCCTGCAGAGCATGGATAAAATAAGGTTCCCATGTGCCCTCCAAGCTGgcaaaaaatggtaaaacagtcTCTGCCCAGACAGTCTAAAATTATTCCCTCCCCAGGGATGAAGACTCCAACTGGGTGTCCTCAACACATCTCACTCACAGTTCTCCAATGACACTCTCTCAACTCCTCGATGAAAGGGATCCACTTTGGAACACACAGCTCTTGCTGTTCCTCTTAGGGCAagaagggggcagcaaaactcttcctccctgTTCTTCTAACAAAAATGTCTCTCTcccaaaaaacaaatccaaaCACCGGAAGATTTCTGCTGTGGGTCAACACCATTCCTCTGTCTTCCAGGAGGctgcagaggggcaggtcttccctatcctggggtcccagggagaggtttcCCCATGATCTCTCTCCAGGCAACGCCCAGGGGTCTTGTAGGCttcttagaaagaaaaaaaaaaaatctcaaaaatcaCAAGACAAACATGGAGGCAAACCAGGCcggccagtgagtggactggaagggtaGCTTCTGCTgtgtgagtggactggaaggatAGCTTCCAGACTTTTCTCTAGGACCACAGACAGGGATTGCCCGAGTCCTCAGTGTAGGCCCAAACATCCAACTCAGGAAAAACCTGCCTGCACTTCTACCTAACTTCAAAATTCAAAAGCACTGCCTCCAGTctctcagtagagagctgctttTGTAAACTAAcaaggggacggccattccagttccctcaaagggaggggctgtaccgAATGTCACCGCCCACAATCTCCATCTCTCTGTTTTAGCTAAAGGAGTTAAACTACGGGCACTGCTGGTAATGAACCCCAGTTGGTCATTACATATGTAGATATAGCTATAGCCTAGTTTTTCAGCATTGTTTTCCCTTCAGAATAAAAGTAATGTGGTTTCCATGTTAACCCACTTAGATATATGGAAGTAAAGATCAAACATGTTGTAGATGATATCTTTTTACTGcactagctttcaagagttataTCCCATTCTGAAGGCAGAACTACtctggaaagttagctacaaataCATGAAGGTAAATGTAAAATTATCACCTACACCCCGTTTGAGGACCTTTATTTTTAGGAGTAtctataaaatgtattaatggtGTTAATTATTGTAATTTAGACCAACACTGGAGGGATTAAAACCAAGCAGACAACCTAAAATCAAGGTGAAATTAGCTCAGATCACACTTCCTGCCTCTTCCTCTCAAACTCTGCCTGACACTTTCACAGCACGTTCCTGCTCGTTACAGGGATGAGTAATTAGATTTCGCTTTTAAAGTCTTCCCAAGCAGCTCACAATCACTTTTTGGAAATACTAGAAGGCAGAACTGGTTCCAATAGCCCCCAGCGTCTGGGCAGAACGCGTTCTTGGCGCCCCGTCTTCTGCCTAACCGCGTCTCCAAAGTCATCAGGAGGAGGCCCAAGCCTGTACAGAAACCCTCCAGGGAGCATCTTCATTTGGGAAAAGCACTGTGTGAGAGTACTGGAGGGCCCATAGTATTCAGGCAGACCCTCGCATAAAGAAGCTGCTTTGTGCACATAATAAACCACAGCAGCTGAGGGGGAGAAGCAGCGGTGAACTGCTGCTGGCTTGGACTTGTACATTAATAAGTGAAAGGAtgccattttttttcaaaagtttgaATTGTCACGTAGACATGCACGCACCTTCCAGAGTCGTGCTCCCAAAGCCTCCCGAGTTCCTGCCCAATTTGCCATCTCCCCTTGCCATTTCGTTTTTATCGTCTCTGCTCTCGAGAGCCACAACCCTACACACCCATCCTTCGGTCACATGCATGCAGAGCTTCCTTCACGGCGCCTCAGACCCACGTAATCCCAGCCTCACGCAAGCGCACTCACAGCTTCCTTCCTACAGACAGCCTCCATTACAAAAACATACGCTTCCCCTGTCTTATAAGCAAGCggtcacagtctctctctctctcccacatacacacattttccCCCTCAGACTGCTCCCAGTTTGAACCTTTTTATTTCTGGTTCCTCTTTCCATTTGACCTTTCTCCCCCATTCTCCATCTCTGCCCTCCCATCTGCCTCTCCAGCACTTactttgccctctctctctctctcatctcactTCTGGCCTTTGTTTCCCCCATCACCACCTGGTCAAACCCCTCCCTtcactttcccttccttctcctgccTTCCCAGGCTTAGCTGCAGCAGTAGCAGAGTCAGGGCAAAGTGGAGAGGACTCACAAAGGGTTTGCTATCAAACTTAACCCCTTTCAGCCCGCTTTCTAGCAGGATGGAAAAATGCAGACTCTGCCCAGATTTGCTGGAAAAATCTATCAGAATTCTCCGTCCTGACAGATCTCAGCAAAACACTAAAGTGGATCCACAAAAATCTGAAACGGAGCAGACAAACGTTTCAAGCACATCTGAGGAAATCTCCATTGAATTGTCTAAAGATCTACTGAGGATTTTTCAGCTATTgcagctttctttaaaaaaaaaaaaaaaaagagggtcaTCAGGTGAACAAAGTCATGGATAATGCACCTCTTTTAAAAGAAATCTACAGATCCCTAGGGATGAGACTGTCACAGCGGATGCTTTCAGCCCTGCCTCACTTTATGGCAGGCATAGAAGAGCCACCACGGGCCCACGCCACCGTGCTGCCAGACTGCTCTCATAGACTGAGCCGAGGGAGGATTCAGGAGAggcaggcataagaacataagaacatgccatactgggtcagaccaagggtccatcaagcccagcatcctgtctccaacagtggccaatccaggccataagaacctggcaagtacccaaaaactaagtctattccatgttaccattgctaatggcagtggctattctctaagtgaacttaatagcaggtaatggacttctcctccaagaacttatccaatccttttttaaacacagctatactaactgcactaaccacatcctctggcaacaaattccagagtttaattgtgcgttgagtaaaaaagaactttctccgattagttttaaatgtgccccatgctaacttcatggagtgccccctagtctttctactatccgaaagagtaaataaccgattcacatctacccgttctagacctctcatgattttaaacatctctatcatatcccccctcagtcgtctcttctccaagctgaaaagtcctaacctctttagcctttcctcatagggagttgttccattccccttatcaactGCTCTGGCAGCTTGCACTCTTCTTCTCATCCACTTGCGGACCACACAAAACTAGACTGAAGGCCACCAGTGTCCTAGCGGCAGGTATTAGCAGTATCACAGCTATGTGATGGCTTCCACTTGCACGCACATATAAAAACGTGACTGTAGCTGTTCTCTGCAAAactgggccaattttaaaacagaacCTGCACGCAACCAAAATCTTTAACTCtgtcaaaaatgttttattcaacAACCAAGTAAACCCCAAATCTTGTGCATGACTGCACACTTCAAATTGTTGATAAATGTGCACCTTTTATGTTGGGTGCGGTCACTGTGTTGACTCAAACatgtgaagattttttttccccactaaaatCACTAGCAAGATGTTTGAGCTGTTTTCATACATGTGCATagtaatgaaagaaaaataactaATACAGTAAAAACAGAGGGACAAGGCTTTTTGTTTTAGAGAGGATAGCGATAAGTGCAAAAATGGGATTGTAAGGGGTTGGGCTGGGggatgtagaggctgatgaggagaaaacagaactgcttaacaaatatttctgttcagtgttcacggAGGAAGGGCTGGAATAGGACCATCGATGACTGCCACAAAGAGGACTGGAAGTGAGATAAACCTCAGTTTTCAGAAGACTGCTCACAAGGGGCTAGCAAACCTAAAAAGTAGATTAAATGATGGAGCCAGGTGGGATACATCCAAGAGTATATTAAGGGGAACTTGGGGACGTTCTGGTAGCTCTGCTGTTTGACCTTTTCAGTGTTTCTTATGGTCAGGAATGATTCCAAAgggctggagacaggcagaggtagTTCCTCGtcacaaaagtggaaggaaggcggAATCTGAAAAGTACAGATCATTTAGTGGCGAATacattaatggaatcgctgccaAAACAGAGgctagtgcagtttctggaatggATTAGGGGATCTCAGGCAGCTTGGTTTTTATCACTGGTCGGTCTTGTCAGATGACTCCAATTCATTTCTTTGATTGGGAGGCCAGAGAGAGAGCACAAGATGTAGAGTACTTGAACTTCAGCAAGGCCTTTACATGGTGCCCCCTAACATGGCTGactgggaggtgacaaagggtagtggtaaatggcatTCACTCCAAAGACAGGGGAGGTTACCAGTGGTGAATCACAGGGGTTGGTCCTCAGGCTGGTTCCGCTTACCACTTTATAAGCAATATTGCGAAAGGGCTATCAGGAAAGCTTTGTCTTTTTAccatgatatcaaaatctgcaacagggtagacaacctggaaggtgtggaaaacataaggagggatctagtgaagcttgaggaatgatgtagaacagtggttcccaaacctgtcctggtggaccccagccagttaggttttcaggtacCCCAACATGAATTtttatgagataaatttgcatgccctgcctccactgcatgcaaatctttcacatgcatattcattgtgattatcctgaaaatccaactggctggggtccaccagggcaggtttgggaaccactggtctcgAACCTGGCACCTAAGATAACACAAGGTCAAACAGGCAGGGTTGCAAACACCAAGAGAGCTGTATAGTATAGGGGTGaagtttttatgtgcacaaaataggAGTAGGAGCTGGGAATAATCATGTCCGATGATCTTAAAGGGGGCCAAacaagtagataaggcaatgttGAAAGCCAAAAggatacttggctgcataggcAGAGGAATAGCtaagcaggagaggggaggagatatTGCATCTGTACAAATCTTTGATCAGACCAAACCATCTaaagaatataaaccaaatagtcAGTCCACAGGGCAGCCACTAAAATGATCAAAGGTGTTCATTATGAAGCAtatataaaaattgataaattgtaCAAGGGTTTGATGTTATGCTCTGATACTTTCTAAACAAGTCAGAAAAAATTGTTTACTTTTAATATACTCAGTTTGTGCCACACGCCTCGAATTGTACTTATCTTGTCTCTTACTGTGTGTCTTGGaggaaaataaataatttgtttttttaacttgtcTGACTGTCTTTAATGTAGGGAGACCAAGTTATTCATCAACAGCATGATCACCAAGTATGCCGAAACCAGCTGACAAAAAAGTATGACCACAATTATAATCAGCGTGAACTCCGATCTCTATTGAATTTCACaggacaggcaaaaaaaagaagaagaggctgaGCCGACGCATGCTTGGCTTCTTAAACTTACCAAGATTTTTCacgcctgccccctcccccagtgtgGCTATTGGCCAGCCCGACCTCAGCTGATCCTATGCCAAGGACCCTGGTCCAGGGCCAGAGGCCAGACAACCATTTCAAGCTGGGACTGGGTGCCCTCGGATGCATTAGAGTGCAGCAGCTCAGGAACTTAATACATCCCCTAGAGATTTCAACGGCCAAAGGGATGAAAGGAAATCTAAGCCAAAGGGATGTAAAAGCCGGCATCAAAAAAATCACGTAAGCAAAATCAACCAATGGTAAACCGAGAAAACACAGCGAGCCAGTCATcaaaaagtacatgcacaaagTGGAAACATCATAAGGGGATTGACAAAGAAAAAATGACCACTCAGTCTCTTGAGTGTGACCAGAGGGGTGggtgcattaaataaataaatacatccatCCATCATTTTCATGACAAATTAGAAATAGTGCAAAATTCCCTTCTCAGGCATGGGGTAAATCACACTCAACAAAAATATTGGAGATCTGACAGGGAATTATGATGGTCAAGCCAATGGAAGATAAGTTGAAATCCTAAATGAGAACTTCCGATACTACCACAATGCTCCAAGATATGTGTTTTAAACATAGGAAGAGTCTTGGCATGACCTCCCTCTCCACTATAATCCAAAATAGTGTTTAATGCAGTTTacagccccctctctctcacccttccccaaCGCTGCCTCTTACTTACAAACCCGCTCAGCACAGGATGTATCTGTGCAGCAGCCATCTCTGAGATATACATTGTCCCTTTATTATTTATGTGCCAGAACATTGTATGACCATTTCagaagggaaggaggagcagTCTTCCATAAACAGTGAGGGTAATTTTATTAAAGCCGGCACAGGGTTAAGGTCTGCATGTAGAAAGTACATACAGACTTGTCAAAGCAGACTTAAGCATACAAGTCAGTGCTGAAAACTAGCGGGTGTGCACAGAACCCCGAcggcataaacacacacacacacacaggtatgaATTCACAGATGTCAAAGTGGACGGGTAGATTTCCGcacatactttttgaaaatcaaaagtatgcattaaATGGACTTCCCAACTCCACCGACTTGAatgtcactccatggtgagaacgcaccttgaatattgtgtgcaattctggtcgccgcatctcaaaagagatatagctgcactggagaaagtgcagagaagggtggccaaaatgataaggggcatagaacagctcccctatgaggaaaggctgaagaggttagggctgttcagtttggagaagagacaactgaggggggatatgacagaggtctacaaaatcataaaaggacttgaaaaagttaatgcaaattggttatttactctctcagataataggactagggggcactccatgaagttagcaagtagctcatttaaaacaaatcaaagaaaattctttttcactcagcacatagttaagctctggaattcattgccagaggatgtgattacagcagttagtgtaactgggtttaaaaaaggtttggataagtgcctagaggaaaaatccataaactgctattaattaataagcaataatagcttgagatttatttcatgtttgggtacttgccaggtacttgtagcctggattggccactattagacacaggatgctgggcttgatggacccttggtctgacccagtatggacattcttatgttcttatattctagtGCATGGAAAAGTACACGCGAAATCGCTTATGCATTCCCCCTgggggattttcaaaagcccatttatgtgcataaaagcaggttttgtgcatgtaaatccttttgaaaagatTTAgcctttagtttctttttaagaAAACGGAGAATGTGGAATGTAAAAATCCTGTAACTGAGAAGGTTTTCTATTGTGTGATACGATGA
Coding sequences:
- the NAPEPLD gene encoding N-acyl-phosphatidylethanolamine-hydrolyzing phospholipase D isoform X4 encodes the protein MPIPLNLLSRLNSYSIWASNRKLLRSPFYLAGSRLERVADHHGSSSLQAMNEEHSDEQPVGASNQYPKETAKKRHTSSRSSRGSESSRSSRKSFRLDYRLEEDVTKSKKEKDGRFVNPWPTWKPPVLKNILKWAFTEKNNSNIPSSKEELDREFPVAEPYFIENPSLAGKTKTGVRVTWLGHASVMVEMDDLVLLTDPIFSQRASPVSFMGPRRFRGPPCTVDQLPKIDAVVISHTHYDHLDYRSVVSLNGRFGNELRWFVPLGLLEWMQNCGCENVIELDWWEENCVPGRDEVTFVFTPSQHWCKRTALDDNKVLWGSWCVLGPWNRFFFAGDTGYCAAFEQIGKRFGPFDLAAIPIGAYEPSIT
- the NAPEPLD gene encoding N-acyl-phosphatidylethanolamine-hydrolyzing phospholipase D isoform X3; its protein translation is MNEEHSDEQPVGASNQYPKETAKKRHTSSRSSRGSESSRSSRKSFRLDYRLEEDVTKSKKEKDGRFVNPWPTWKPPVLKNILKWAFTEKNNSNIPSSKEELDREFPVAEPYFIENPSLAGKTKTGVRVTWLGHASVMVEMDDLVLLTDPIFSQRASPVSFMGPRRFRGPPCTVDQLPKIDAVVISHTHYDHLDYRSVVSLNGRFGNELRWFVPLGLLEWMQNCGCENVIELDWWEENCVPGRDEVTFVFTPSQHWCKRTALDDNKVLWGSWCVLGPWNRFFFAGDTGYCAAFEQIGKRFGPFDLAAIPIGAYEPRWFMKYQHVDPEEAVRIHIDVQSKSSVGIHWGTFALTNEYYLDPPVKLSEALERYGLKTDDFFVLKHGESRDLNTNNEAFE
- the NAPEPLD gene encoding N-acyl-phosphatidylethanolamine-hydrolyzing phospholipase D isoform X2, which gives rise to MTSSAAANQSSSLQAMNEEHSDEQPVGASNQYPKETAKKRHTSSRSSRGSESSRSSRKSFRLDYRLEEDVTKSKKEKDGRFVNPWPTWKPPVLKNILKWAFTEKNNSNIPSSKEELDREFPVAEPYFIENPSLAGKTKTGVRVTWLGHASVMVEMDDLVLLTDPIFSQRASPVSFMGPRRFRGPPCTVDQLPKIDAVVISHTHYDHLDYRSVVSLNGRFGNELRWFVPLGLLEWMQNCGCENVIELDWWEENCVPGRDEVTFVFTPSQHWCKRTALDDNKVLWGSWCVLGPWNRFFFAGDTGYCAAFEQIGKRFGPFDLAAIPIGAYEPRWFMKYQHVDPEEAVRIHIDVQSKSSVGIHWGTFALTNEYYLDPPVKLSEALERYGLKTDDFFVLKHGESRDLNTNNEAFE